A stretch of the Sulfurihydrogenibium sp. genome encodes the following:
- the fliR gene encoding flagellar biosynthetic protein FliR, translating to MVLITPDQAITVALIFSRIIAFFMAFPLISSPIIPHNVKVLLVVSFAYFTMLNFNIKLEIKEYDLLIFLTLILKEVFIGFSLGIIVNIFIGAFSYAAEIISYLMGLTVLNMFNPAFGQTSVLSGYFLFLFYLLFFISGAYQIFIGALFKSFEVIPLSSFNINNGVFEFIIKKSSDIFLLSFQMAFPFILVLLVFNMVLALINRLIPQMNVFMVGLPAQIFIGFVILIFASSLIISVGLNFIDKMTNYYLTLMKIFGR from the coding sequence ATGGTACTAATAACACCCGACCAAGCTATAACAGTTGCATTAATATTTTCAAGAATAATTGCGTTTTTTATGGCTTTTCCGCTTATTTCATCTCCAATAATTCCTCACAACGTTAAAGTTTTATTAGTCGTTTCTTTTGCTTACTTTACAATGCTAAATTTCAATATAAAGTTAGAAATAAAAGAATACGATTTGTTAATATTCCTTACACTAATTCTAAAAGAAGTTTTTATTGGTTTTTCCTTAGGAATAATAGTTAATATATTTATTGGAGCTTTTTCTTACGCTGCAGAAATAATTAGTTATCTCATGGGGCTAACAGTTTTAAATATGTTTAACCCGGCTTTTGGTCAAACTTCTGTGTTATCCGGATATTTTCTTTTTTTATTTTATCTCTTGTTTTTTATATCCGGTGCTTATCAAATTTTTATAGGAGCTTTGTTTAAAAGCTTTGAAGTGATTCCTCTTTCTTCTTTTAATATAAATAACGGAGTGTTTGAATTTATCATCAAAAAAAGTTCAGATATTTTTTTACTGTCTTTTCAGATGGCATTCCCGTTTATTTTAGTCTTACTTGTATTTAATATGGTTTTGGCATTGATAAATAGATTGATCCCTCAAATGAACGTTTTTATGGTTGGACTTCCAGCACAGATTTTTATTGGATTTGTCATACTTATATTTGCAAGTTCATTAATAATAAGCGTAGGTCTTAACTTTATTGATAAAATGACAAATTATTATTTAACTTTGATGAAAATTTTTGGCAGGTAA
- the fliQ gene encoding flagellar biosynthesis protein FliQ, whose translation MTIDMAVNLTSDMFKITVLVAGPVILITFIVGLLISIFQAATQINEMTITFVPKIIAAVIGLIIFGSWMTTKLVDYTKEVLMMILKIVQ comes from the coding sequence ATGACGATAGATATGGCAGTTAATTTAACATCTGACATGTTTAAAATTACTGTTTTAGTTGCCGGTCCGGTAATTCTAATAACCTTTATTGTTGGACTTTTGATTAGTATATTTCAAGCTGCAACACAGATAAACGAAATGACTATAACATTCGTCCCAAAAATCATCGCTGCGGTGATAGGTTTAATCATTTTTGGCTCATGGATGACAACAAAATTAGTTGATTATACAAAAGAAGTATTGATGATGATCTTAAAGATTGTGCAATGA
- the fliP gene encoding flagellar type III secretion system pore protein FliP (The bacterial flagellar biogenesis protein FliP forms a type III secretion system (T3SS)-type pore required for flagellar assembly.), with amino-acid sequence MIFQLNNLDITNKIIPPSEARKKSHDILNFSHNLYLIISIIIVLTLLNFSFSYADTFSETLAGFNRLDTTLKILLLITIISIAPALLISMTAFVRIVIVLSLLRHALGIPTAPPNQVIVGLALFLTIFVMKPTFEKINEVSISPYLKRQISDIQAIENAKEPLKEFMLKNTRKEDLKLFLDLANEKPLSPKDISISTLIPAFMISEIKTAFEIVFIIYLPFLVIDFIVASILMSMGMMMIPPMFISLPFKLMLFVLADGFELLVKALVSSYK; translated from the coding sequence GTGATCTTTCAACTTAATAATCTCGATATAACAAACAAAATAATACCTCCTTCTGAAGCCAGAAAAAAATCTCATGATATTTTAAATTTCTCACACAATTTATATCTCATAATATCTATAATCATTGTTTTAACGCTTTTAAACTTTTCTTTTTCTTATGCTGATACATTTTCAGAGACCTTAGCCGGATTTAACCGTTTAGATACAACCCTAAAAATTTTATTACTAATTACAATCATAAGCATAGCACCGGCGCTATTGATAAGCATGACTGCTTTTGTAAGAATTGTTATAGTATTATCATTACTAAGACATGCTCTTGGTATTCCAACGGCACCACCAAACCAGGTAATAGTAGGTCTTGCACTTTTTTTAACCATTTTTGTAATGAAGCCAACTTTTGAAAAAATAAATGAAGTTAGCATTTCTCCATATTTAAAGAGGCAGATATCTGATATACAAGCAATAGAAAACGCAAAAGAGCCTTTAAAAGAGTTTATGCTAAAAAACACAAGAAAAGAAGATTTAAAACTATTTTTAGATTTAGCCAATGAAAAACCATTATCTCCAAAGGATATTAGCATTTCAACCTTAATTCCGGCTTTCATGATAAGTGAAATTAAAACTGCCTTTGAAATTGTTTTTATAATATACTTACCATTTCTTGTTATAGATTTTATAGTTGCAAGCATCTTGATGTCCATGGGTATGATGATGATACCGCCGATGTTTATATCATTACCTTTTAAGCTTATGCTGTTTGTCCTTGCAGATGGCTTTGAACTTTTAGTCAAAGCTCTTGTTAGCAGTTATAAGTAG
- a CDS encoding FliM/FliN family flagellar motor switch protein: MREDMEVEEIIYKKISLIKYIKIPIVIELARLKKDFEFLLNLKEGDIIDFEKNIEDFVNIYFLNEKAGFGELVNVNGKYGVRLVDLMK, encoded by the coding sequence ATGCGTGAGGATATGGAGGTAGAGGAGATAATATATAAAAAAATTAGCTTAATAAAATATATAAAAATACCTATCGTAATAGAATTAGCAAGATTAAAAAAGGATTTTGAATTTTTGCTTAACTTAAAAGAAGGTGATATTATAGACTTTGAAAAGAACATCGAAGATTTTGTAAATATATATTTCTTAAATGAAAAAGCAGGGTTTGGCGAACTTGTTAATGTAAACGGAAAGTACGGGGTAAGATTAGTAGATTTAATGAAATGA
- a CDS encoding flagellar basal body-associated FliL family protein: MAEEKENQEQQEEKGGGKKKLIIILIPILLLVLGGGGFFAYNTFFAKEEKEKPPEKIANEIKKAEEQGVELEVGTFVANLADKDADRYIKVTIIMEVQNEKVKEEATKRMPQIKDAINTLLFTKTSEELKSPEGIEKLKEEIIKRTNAILPLGGVKNVYFTEFIIQTS, from the coding sequence ATGGCTGAGGAAAAAGAAAATCAAGAGCAACAGGAAGAAAAAGGTGGCGGGAAGAAAAAGTTAATCATAATATTAATCCCTATTTTATTATTAGTATTGGGTGGTGGAGGTTTTTTTGCATATAACACTTTCTTTGCTAAAGAAGAGAAAGAAAAGCCACCGGAGAAAATTGCAAATGAAATAAAAAAAGCTGAAGAGCAAGGAGTAGAGTTAGAAGTTGGAACTTTTGTAGCGAACTTGGCTGATAAAGATGCGGATAGATATATAAAAGTTACTATAATTATGGAAGTTCAGAACGAGAAAGTAAAGGAAGAGGCTACAAAAAGGATGCCCCAGATAAAAGATGCAATTAATACGCTATTATTCACAAAAACAAGCGAAGAACTAAAATCACCGGAAGGAATCGAAAAACTTAAAGAAGAGATAATTAAAAGAACAAATGCTATTTTACCCCTTGGTGGAGTTAAAAATGTCTACTTTACAGAATTTATAATACAAACAAGCTAA
- a CDS encoding flagellar hook protein FlgE: MLQSFYTAITGLNGNQQWLNVISDNIANVNTIGFKSERVTFEDLIAHSLTTFANSTPKNTEIGGGSFITLTTKDFSQGSFMNTNSPTDLALDGEGFFMVKDNQGTIYYTRAGQFRLDANGDLVNVDGMKLQGWMLDDNGNIARALDKINVPYAINPTITTKIYLVEPTNLDSRSNVISATFNPTDSTTFNYVNSMTVYDSLGNPHTLSFYFQKTGANTWKVYAYKDNDLTTQVGDSTLQFDTDGNLTSGSPFTLSLTLTNGAASPQSITVDVSKIKQVASDFIFYAKQDGFAKGDLLGVAVAEDGTIKGMYSNGNVKNIARLAVATFRDKEVLVRKGNNLYLPNTQTFTPAITLGGILSKVRSGFLELSNVDISREFISLITAQRAYQANARVITTDDQILQEAMNIKR; this comes from the coding sequence ATGCTACAGTCATTTTATACAGCAATAACCGGATTAAACGGAAATCAGCAATGGTTAAATGTGATATCTGACAATATTGCCAATGTTAATACGATTGGTTTTAAATCAGAAAGAGTTACTTTTGAAGATTTAATCGCCCATAGTTTAACAACTTTTGCTAACAGTACGCCTAAAAACACAGAAATTGGCGGCGGATCTTTTATTACCCTTACTACAAAAGACTTTTCACAAGGGTCTTTTATGAATACAAACTCTCCAACTGACCTTGCATTAGATGGAGAAGGATTTTTTATGGTTAAAGACAACCAAGGAACTATTTATTATACAAGGGCGGGGCAGTTTAGATTGGATGCAAACGGAGATTTAGTGAACGTTGATGGAATGAAATTACAAGGATGGATGCTTGATGATAATGGTAATATCGCAAGAGCTTTAGATAAAATAAACGTTCCTTATGCTATTAATCCAACGATAACAACAAAAATATATCTTGTTGAACCAACAAATTTAGACTCAAGGTCAAATGTTATATCTGCAACTTTTAATCCAACAGATTCAACTACATTCAATTATGTAAATTCAATGACTGTTTATGATTCTCTTGGAAATCCGCATACTTTATCTTTCTATTTTCAAAAAACAGGTGCAAACACTTGGAAAGTTTATGCGTATAAGGATAACGATTTAACAACACAAGTAGGAGATTCAACTTTACAATTTGATACAGATGGAAATTTAACATCAGGTTCTCCATTTACATTATCTTTAACTTTAACAAATGGAGCAGCCTCTCCACAGTCAATTACTGTTGATGTTTCTAAAATAAAACAAGTAGCTTCAGATTTTATATTCTATGCAAAGCAAGATGGTTTTGCTAAAGGAGATTTGCTTGGAGTTGCCGTTGCTGAAGATGGCACTATAAAAGGTATGTATTCAAACGGAAATGTTAAAAATATTGCAAGGCTTGCAGTAGCGACATTTAGAGATAAAGAAGTGCTTGTTAGAAAAGGTAATAATTTATATTTACCAAATACTCAAACATTTACTCCGGCTATCACACTTGGAGGAATTTTGAGTAAAGTAAGAAGCGGATTCTTAGAACTTTCGAACGTTGACATTTCAAGAGAGTTTATCAGCCTTATTACAGCACAAAGAGCGTACCAGGCTAACGCAAGAGTTATTACTACAGATGATCAAATACTTCAAGAAGCAATGAATATCAAGAGATAA
- a CDS encoding flagellar hook capping FlgD N-terminal domain-containing protein, whose protein sequence is MIDTSLTTFPDLATSNKPKIVDANYDNSKMSQNDFLKVLLADLKWQDPLNAKDISDFIDNSVKLRQMESLDSIQKLVDTLSTFTNSIVNASSMIGKKVKYEGNQTYVSQGQSSIEFKLNAPAQNVKVSLVDSNGNIVEQKEFTNLNGNTIYPLSIENQNLTDGYYKVLVSAKDSAGNDVQVTIYSTGIVNSILKDNGSLSAKINNVNVSLDKILEISM, encoded by the coding sequence ATGATAGACACCTCATTAACAACGTTTCCAGATTTAGCTACGTCCAATAAACCAAAGATTGTTGATGCTAATTATGATAACTCTAAGATGAGTCAAAATGATTTTCTTAAAGTACTCCTTGCAGACTTAAAGTGGCAAGATCCATTGAACGCCAAGGATATCTCGGATTTCATAGACAACAGTGTTAAACTTAGGCAGATGGAATCTTTAGACAGTATACAAAAATTAGTAGATACGCTTTCAACATTTACAAACAGCATAGTAAACGCATCTTCAATGATAGGAAAAAAAGTTAAGTATGAAGGAAATCAGACTTATGTATCACAAGGTCAATCAAGCATCGAGTTTAAATTAAATGCTCCAGCACAAAACGTTAAAGTTTCATTGGTAGATTCTAACGGCAATATAGTTGAACAAAAAGAGTTTACAAATTTAAATGGTAATACTATATATCCTTTATCAATAGAAAATCAAAATTTAACGGATGGTTATTATAAAGTATTGGTATCAGCAAAAGATTCTGCCGGAAATGATGTCCAGGTGACTATTTACTCAACAGGAATTGTAAATAGTATATTAAAAGATAACGGTAGTTTAAGTGCGAAAATTAATAATGTCAATGTGTCCTTAGATAAAATATTAGAAATAAGCATGTAA
- a CDS encoding FliI/YscN family ATPase produces the protein MKLKERLKNYPKYKAIGKVKKVIGNTIEALIPKVSIGDKCIIDKSIESEVIGFKDGTALLMSYENLDGIKVNSPIEVCYTKPSVFVGLDLLGAIVDPFGRPLNKEKINYSNSYYLKLEAINPLERERVTEVLDLGVRAVNALFTVGKGQRMGILAGAGVGKSTLLGMISRFTKSDVNIIALIGERGREVREFIEDSLKEEGLKKSVVVVATSDMPPLAKIRAVMTSLAIARYFSDIGKNVLYLLDSLTRVAMAQREIGLSAGEPPTTKGYTPSVFTLLPRIIEQAGNFKNKGSITGIYTVLVEGDEIQNDPIADAAISFLDGHIVLSRQIANKRIYPAIDILKSISRLMPQLVDDEIMLYQSKIISLEAKYREMEDMINLGLYKEGSSKEVDLAIKMHPIIEDFIKQDINEKIDFKKSIDDLKNVLNYFTNIGGELR, from the coding sequence ATGAAATTAAAAGAGAGATTAAAAAACTATCCGAAATATAAAGCCATTGGGAAAGTAAAAAAAGTTATAGGCAATACTATAGAAGCACTCATTCCAAAAGTTAGCATTGGAGACAAGTGCATAATAGATAAATCTATAGAATCAGAGGTAATTGGATTTAAAGACGGTACAGCATTGTTGATGAGTTATGAAAATTTGGACGGCATAAAAGTTAATAGTCCTATAGAGGTTTGCTACACAAAGCCGTCTGTATTTGTAGGCTTGGATTTGCTTGGAGCTATTGTAGACCCTTTTGGAAGACCTTTAAATAAAGAAAAAATTAACTATTCTAATAGCTATTATCTTAAACTTGAAGCTATAAATCCTTTGGAAAGAGAAAGAGTTACAGAAGTCTTAGATTTAGGAGTTAGAGCAGTAAACGCTTTGTTTACCGTTGGAAAAGGGCAAAGAATGGGAATTCTCGCCGGTGCAGGTGTTGGAAAAAGTACCCTCTTAGGAATGATCTCAAGGTTCACAAAAAGTGATGTAAACATAATAGCTTTGATAGGCGAAAGAGGCAGAGAAGTCAGAGAGTTTATTGAAGATAGCCTAAAAGAAGAGGGATTAAAAAAATCTGTGGTTGTTGTAGCTACTTCCGACATGCCGCCTTTAGCAAAAATAAGAGCAGTTATGACTTCTCTTGCTATAGCGAGATACTTTTCAGACATTGGCAAGAATGTGCTCTATCTTTTAGACTCTTTAACAAGAGTAGCTATGGCACAAAGAGAGATAGGACTATCTGCAGGAGAACCGCCAACGACCAAAGGATACACTCCATCAGTGTTTACACTTCTACCAAGAATTATAGAGCAAGCCGGAAATTTTAAAAATAAAGGAAGTATTACAGGAATATACACAGTTTTGGTTGAAGGTGATGAAATTCAAAACGACCCTATAGCAGATGCTGCTATTTCATTTTTAGATGGTCATATTGTATTATCAAGGCAAATTGCAAATAAAAGAATTTATCCCGCTATTGATATTCTAAAAAGTATAAGCAGATTAATGCCCCAGCTTGTTGATGATGAAATAATGTTATATCAATCAAAAATTATAAGCTTAGAGGCAAAGTATAGAGAAATGGAAGATATGATAAATTTAGGACTTTATAAAGAAGGGTCTTCTAAGGAAGTAGATTTAGCAATTAAAATGCATCCGATTATAGAAGATTTTATTAAACAAGATATAAACGAAAAGATTGATTTTAAAAAAAGTATTGATGATTTAAAAAATGTGTTAAACTATTTTACAAATATAGGGGGTGAATTAAGATGA
- a CDS encoding FliH/SctL family protein, which translates to MKLNLTDFTQLKNISENLEEKENGNNLEKEIEALKNQINQLLKQIEVEKKNAYKKGFEDAIKSLKEKYKNALEQKIKEIEASFNDKYNAEIKQAEDTIEKIQNALKQHYQIYLAKISEIISDSIAEILEFLYIHEKDPKEVAEKINEILEELREFKVLKIKISKDQNLELLQKFLSSVSLEIDENLKGNDFIIEFDNGKIENKFREKIEIVKDEIKREIKKLSEI; encoded by the coding sequence ATGAAGCTGAATTTAACAGATTTTACTCAGCTTAAAAATATTTCTGAAAATTTAGAAGAAAAAGAAAATGGCAATAATTTAGAGAAAGAAATTGAGGCTTTGAAAAATCAAATTAATCAATTATTGAAACAAATTGAAGTAGAGAAGAAGAATGCTTATAAAAAAGGCTTTGAAGATGCTATAAAGTCCTTAAAAGAAAAGTATAAAAATGCGTTGGAACAAAAAATAAAAGAAATAGAAGCAAGCTTTAACGACAAATATAACGCCGAAATTAAACAAGCTGAAGATACTATTGAGAAAATACAAAACGCCTTGAAACAGCATTATCAAATATATTTAGCAAAAATATCGGAAATAATCTCTGATAGTATAGCAGAAATCTTAGAGTTTCTGTACATTCACGAAAAAGACCCTAAGGAAGTTGCTGAAAAAATAAATGAGATATTAGAAGAGCTAAGGGAATTTAAAGTATTAAAAATTAAAATCAGTAAAGACCAAAATTTAGAATTGTTGCAAAAATTTCTATCTAGTGTATCTTTAGAAATAGACGAAAATTTAAAAGGAAATGATTTTATTATTGAGTTTGATAATGGAAAAATAGAAAATAAATTTAGGGAAAAGATAGAGATTGTAAAAGATGAAATTAAAAGAGAGATTAAAAAACTATCCGAAATATAA